One genomic segment of Actinoplanes ianthinogenes includes these proteins:
- a CDS encoding TVP38/TMEM64 family protein translates to MTDKPERPVGALAGDSQAAPISRSVAVLEPPVAAVPAEPEAHAPISRKRRLVRLGVLTALIGGLAVAASTLPLRDIGDAVVALGPGAAVAVAVLGGLLLSVLVPRTAVTVACGALLGAATGAIAALAAAVIAAIATYYAGRWAGRGALQAKAGGRLARLDGWLNRRGLAAVLLVRFLPLAPFGLVGYAYGTTSVCRKRYLLGTTIAAIPSTVTYAVIGAAVAAPGRMSAITIAPAAISFILSTAIVIRWRQTSRRAAGPVATATPA, encoded by the coding sequence ATGACCGACAAACCTGAACGCCCCGTGGGCGCCCTCGCCGGGGACTCTCAGGCTGCGCCGATCAGCCGGTCCGTCGCCGTCCTCGAGCCGCCGGTCGCGGCGGTTCCGGCGGAGCCGGAGGCGCACGCCCCGATCAGCCGCAAGCGGCGCCTGGTCCGGCTCGGCGTGCTGACCGCGCTGATCGGCGGCCTCGCGGTGGCCGCGAGCACCCTGCCGCTGCGCGACATCGGCGACGCGGTGGTCGCGCTCGGCCCGGGCGCCGCCGTCGCCGTCGCCGTGCTGGGCGGCCTGCTCCTGTCCGTCCTGGTCCCCCGGACCGCGGTCACCGTGGCCTGCGGCGCCCTGCTCGGCGCCGCCACCGGCGCGATCGCCGCCCTGGCCGCCGCCGTGATCGCGGCGATCGCCACCTACTACGCCGGCCGCTGGGCCGGCCGCGGCGCGCTCCAGGCCAAGGCCGGCGGCCGGCTGGCCCGCCTCGACGGCTGGCTCAACCGTCGTGGCCTGGCCGCCGTGCTCCTGGTCCGCTTCCTGCCCCTGGCCCCGTTCGGCCTGGTCGGCTACGCCTACGGCACCACCAGCGTCTGCCGCAAGCGTTACCTGCTCGGCACCACGATCGCCGCCATCCCGTCCACGGTCACCTACGCCGTGATCGGCGCCGCGGTGGCCGCTCCGGGCCGGATGAGCGCCATCACGATCGCCCCGGCGGCGATCAGCTTCATCCTGAGCACCGCGATCGTCATCCGCTGGCGCCAGACCTCCCGCCGCGCCGCCGGCCCGGTGGCCACCGCGACTCCGGCCTGA
- a CDS encoding type 1 glutamine amidotransferase: MNDSTLRIVWIYPDLLSTYGDRGNLLILAHRAAARGIPVETYEVRSDMQMPTTADIYLIGGGEDGPQSLASQRLITDGGLHRAVNQGASVLAICAGYQLFGHSFFAKGTKCAGLGLLDITSDRGETRAVGELRGDIDPRLGLPPLTGFENHGGRTHLGQHAAPLARVTGGIGNDGHTEGAWAGKIIGTYSHGPALARNPAIADLLLRWATGADRLAPLDDTWPERLRGERFAATAPA; encoded by the coding sequence ATGAACGACAGCACCTTGCGGATCGTCTGGATCTACCCGGATCTGCTCTCCACCTACGGCGACCGGGGCAACCTGCTGATCCTGGCGCACCGGGCGGCCGCCCGCGGCATCCCGGTGGAGACCTACGAGGTCCGCTCCGACATGCAGATGCCCACCACCGCCGACATCTACCTGATCGGCGGCGGCGAGGACGGCCCGCAGTCGCTCGCCTCGCAGCGGCTGATCACCGACGGCGGCCTGCACCGCGCGGTGAACCAGGGCGCCTCGGTCCTGGCCATCTGCGCGGGTTACCAACTGTTCGGTCATTCGTTCTTCGCCAAGGGGACGAAATGTGCCGGGCTCGGTCTGCTCGACATCACCTCGGACCGGGGTGAGACCCGGGCGGTCGGCGAGCTCCGCGGGGACATCGACCCGCGGCTCGGGCTTCCCCCGCTGACCGGTTTTGAGAACCATGGCGGCCGCACTCACCTGGGCCAGCACGCCGCGCCGCTGGCCCGGGTGACCGGTGGCATCGGCAACGACGGGCACACCGAGGGCGCCTGGGCCGGCAAGATCATCGGGACGTACTCGCACGGGCCGGCGCTCGCTCGCAACCCAGCGATAGCCGATCTGCTACTGCGTTGGGCGACCGGCGCGGATAGGCTTGCGCCCCTTGACGACACCTGGCCGGAGCGGCTGAGGGGCGAGCGGTTCGCCGCCACGGCCCCGGCCTGA
- a CDS encoding Mur ligase family protein, translating to MPLRAIVATTASKTAAALSRAAGRGDGSVIGGWIGLKIDPDLLAHLSSGRAVALVSGTNGKTTTTRLTAAAVGVLGRVATNGYGANMPTGHTSALAKEGHTPFAVLEVDEHYLAQVIDSTRPKVVALLNLSRDQLDRAKEVAMMAQLWKTALAGHPEIRVVANADDPMVVWAAVSSPQTTWFSAGQRWHDDSFVCPESGHPIERANGDWWCTGCPLRRPTPQWVVEEDGVIDPRGDWHLVKLQLPGKVNLGNAATALAVAGEFGVRPIEALPRLSRVTSIAGRYAQVDRDGRNIRLLLAKNPASWLEAFDMADQAPTLLSINARDPDGLDTSWLWDVDFAPLRDRRVLITGDRAFDLAVRLEVNRVPFQHVNTFDEALAAVPPGRLEVIANYTAFQDIRAVLDRVN from the coding sequence ATGCCCCTGCGGGCCATAGTCGCGACCACCGCGTCGAAGACCGCGGCCGCGCTCTCCAGGGCCGCGGGACGCGGCGACGGTTCGGTGATCGGCGGCTGGATCGGCCTCAAGATCGATCCGGACCTGCTGGCCCACCTGTCGTCCGGGCGCGCCGTCGCCCTGGTGTCCGGCACCAACGGCAAGACCACCACCACCCGGCTCACCGCGGCCGCGGTCGGCGTGCTCGGCCGGGTCGCCACCAACGGCTACGGGGCGAACATGCCCACCGGCCACACCTCGGCCCTGGCGAAAGAGGGACACACCCCGTTCGCCGTGCTGGAGGTCGACGAGCACTACCTGGCCCAGGTGATCGACTCCACCCGGCCCAAGGTGGTGGCCCTGCTCAACCTCTCCCGCGACCAGCTCGACCGGGCGAAGGAGGTGGCGATGATGGCGCAGCTGTGGAAGACCGCGCTGGCCGGCCACCCCGAGATCCGGGTGGTGGCCAACGCGGACGACCCGATGGTGGTCTGGGCAGCCGTCAGCAGCCCGCAGACCACGTGGTTCAGCGCCGGTCAGCGCTGGCACGACGACTCGTTCGTCTGCCCGGAGAGCGGCCACCCGATCGAGCGGGCGAACGGTGACTGGTGGTGCACCGGCTGCCCGCTGCGCCGGCCGACCCCGCAGTGGGTGGTCGAGGAGGACGGCGTCATCGACCCGCGCGGCGACTGGCACCTGGTCAAGCTCCAGCTCCCCGGCAAGGTCAACCTGGGTAACGCGGCCACCGCCCTCGCGGTCGCCGGTGAGTTCGGGGTCCGCCCGATCGAGGCCCTCCCGCGACTCTCCCGGGTGACCTCCATCGCGGGGCGGTACGCGCAGGTCGACCGGGACGGCCGCAACATCCGGCTGCTGCTCGCCAAGAACCCGGCGAGCTGGCTGGAGGCGTTCGACATGGCCGACCAGGCGCCGACGCTGCTCTCGATCAACGCGCGGGACCCCGACGGGCTGGACACCTCGTGGCTGTGGGACGTCGACTTCGCCCCGCTGCGCGACCGGCGCGTGCTGATCACCGGCGACCGGGCGTTCGACCTGGCCGTCCGGCTGGAAGTGAACCGGGTGCCGTTCCAGCACGTAAACACCTTCGACGAGGCGCTGGCCGCGGTCCCGCCCGGCCGCCTCGAGGTGATCGCCAACTACACGGCGTTCCAGGACATCCGCGCGGTGCTCGACCGTGTCAATTAA
- a CDS encoding C40 family peptidase translates to MHEHSSSRGRRMSGAGTVALSLGLCLCAGQLIGASPAVASTTQAASTTAGTAAAAAKVTPKLTASVNTRSLAWGSTLKVTAKVIDPRTGKVAKGTVRLQAWRTNKWVTWDTETVKSGAVTLAARPTSKGVGSGVYVRTLFTGSGYNQAASTKVKISVKSSGAKILAEAKKHKGALYLFGAAGPKRFDCSGFTKYVYKKAAGKNLPHKANSQQKYGKAVSKSHKRVGDLIVFRSGSYGYHAGIYAGGGYMYDSPHTGARVGKHKIYGSNYVVRRLVA, encoded by the coding sequence GTGCACGAACACAGTTCGAGCCGGGGCCGCCGCATGTCCGGCGCCGGTACCGTCGCACTGTCCCTGGGCCTCTGCCTCTGCGCCGGCCAGCTCATCGGAGCTTCCCCCGCGGTCGCGTCCACCACGCAGGCCGCGAGCACGACCGCCGGCACGGCGGCCGCTGCGGCGAAGGTCACGCCCAAGTTGACCGCCTCGGTCAACACCCGGAGCCTCGCCTGGGGCTCCACTCTCAAGGTCACCGCCAAGGTCATCGACCCGCGCACCGGCAAGGTCGCCAAGGGCACGGTCCGGCTTCAGGCCTGGCGGACCAACAAGTGGGTCACCTGGGACACCGAGACCGTGAAGAGCGGTGCGGTCACCCTGGCGGCCCGTCCGACCTCCAAGGGCGTCGGTTCCGGCGTCTACGTCCGCACGCTCTTCACCGGCAGCGGCTACAACCAGGCCGCCTCCACCAAGGTCAAGATCTCGGTCAAGTCGAGCGGCGCCAAGATCCTCGCCGAGGCGAAGAAGCACAAGGGCGCGCTCTACCTGTTCGGCGCCGCCGGGCCCAAGCGGTTCGACTGCTCCGGGTTCACCAAGTACGTGTACAAGAAGGCGGCCGGCAAGAACCTGCCGCACAAGGCGAACTCGCAGCAGAAGTACGGCAAGGCGGTCAGCAAGTCGCACAAGCGGGTCGGCGACCTGATCGTCTTCCGCTCCGGGTCGTACGGCTACCACGCGGGCATCTACGCGGGCGGCGGCTACATGTACGACTCGCCGCACACCGGCGCGCGTGTCGGGAAGCACAAGATCTACGGCAGTAACTACGTCGTGCGGCGTCTCGTCGCCTGA
- the mraZ gene encoding division/cell wall cluster transcriptional repressor MraZ: MFLGTHTPRLDEKGRLILPAKFRDELAGGVVITKGQERCLYVFPMPEFQRIAGQLREAPVTNKAARAYSRVFFASAHDEVPDKQGRVTIPAHLREYASLGRDLVVIGASTRVEIWDKQSWDDYLSASEEEFADIEEGVLPGGL; this comes from the coding sequence ATGTTTCTCGGCACGCACACCCCTCGGCTGGACGAGAAGGGCCGGCTGATCCTCCCGGCGAAGTTCCGAGATGAGCTGGCGGGAGGTGTCGTGATCACGAAGGGGCAGGAGCGCTGTCTTTACGTGTTCCCGATGCCGGAGTTCCAGCGCATCGCGGGCCAGCTGCGCGAGGCGCCGGTGACCAACAAGGCCGCCCGGGCTTACAGCCGGGTGTTCTTCGCCAGCGCCCACGACGAGGTGCCTGACAAACAGGGCCGGGTCACCATCCCCGCACACCTGCGGGAGTACGCGAGTCTCGGCCGGGATCTCGTGGTGATCGGGGCCAGCACCCGGGTCGAGATCTGGGACAAGCAGTCCTGGGACGACTACCTCTCGGCGAGCGAGGAAGAGTTCGCCGACATCGAGGAGGGGGTGCTGCCCGGCGGACTGTAA
- the rsmH gene encoding 16S rRNA (cytosine(1402)-N(4))-methyltransferase RsmH gives MGVDMGEPRGAHVPVLLERCLELLGPALARPGAVHVDFTLGLGGHAEAVLERFPDVTLIGLDRDTEALAHSRHRLARFAERTHLVHAVYHELPRVLTELDLPGIDSGLFDLGVSSLQLDEADRGFAYAQDAPLDMRMDQSRGITAEEVVNTYEPGELVRILRQYGEEKFAPRIVSSIVRERARERIVSTARLAELIKDAIPAAARRTGGNPAKRSFQALRIEVNGELEVLESAVPAALDALSPGGRLVVMSYQSLEDKIVKRAVTARARSTGPIDLPVELPGTGPTLRLLTRGSELPSEAEVAANPRAASVKLRAVERLDENESRANQGPRAGRERPRMTTSVRGGEPTQHRSETHGGQGRKRSEADDEGEGEA, from the coding sequence ATGGGGGTCGACATGGGGGAGCCGCGCGGTGCGCACGTTCCGGTGCTGCTGGAACGCTGCCTCGAGCTGCTCGGTCCGGCCCTGGCCCGGCCCGGCGCGGTGCACGTCGACTTCACGCTGGGCCTCGGCGGGCACGCCGAGGCGGTGCTGGAGCGGTTCCCGGACGTCACCCTGATCGGTCTCGACCGGGACACCGAGGCGCTCGCCCACTCGCGGCACCGTCTGGCCCGGTTCGCCGAGCGGACGCACCTGGTGCACGCGGTCTACCACGAGCTGCCCCGGGTGCTCACCGAGCTGGACCTACCGGGGATCGACAGCGGGCTGTTCGATCTGGGTGTCTCCTCGTTGCAGCTGGACGAGGCGGACCGGGGTTTCGCGTACGCGCAGGACGCCCCGCTGGACATGCGGATGGACCAGTCCCGGGGGATCACCGCGGAAGAGGTCGTCAACACGTACGAGCCCGGCGAGCTGGTGCGCATTCTCCGGCAGTACGGCGAGGAGAAATTCGCTCCACGGATCGTCTCGTCGATCGTCCGGGAACGGGCGAGAGAACGCATCGTCTCGACCGCGCGGCTGGCCGAGCTGATCAAAGACGCTATTCCGGCCGCCGCGCGGCGAACGGGTGGAAATCCCGCGAAAAGGTCGTTCCAGGCACTACGCATTGAGGTGAACGGCGAGCTCGAAGTGCTCGAATCCGCTGTTCCGGCGGCTTTGGACGCGTTGTCGCCCGGCGGGCGACTTGTGGTGATGAGTTATCAATCGTTGGAGGACAAGATCGTCAAGCGCGCCGTCACCGCGAGGGCGCGCAGCACCGGGCCGATCGACCTGCCGGTCGAGCTGCCCGGCACCGGTCCCACGCTGCGGCTGCTGACCCGAGGGTCGGAGCTGCCCAGCGAGGCGGAGGTGGCGGCGAACCCGCGGGCGGCTTCGGTGAAGCTGCGCGCGGTGGAGCGGCTGGACGAGAACGAGAGCAGGGCGAACCAGGGACCGAGGGCCGGCCGCGAACGGCCCCGCATGACTACGTCGGTCCGCGGCGGAGAACCGACGCAACACCGTAGTGAAACGCACGGGGGACAGGGGCGGAAACGCTCCGAGGCGGACGACGAGGGGGAGGGGGAAGCATGA
- a CDS encoding peptidoglycan D,D-transpeptidase FtsI family protein, with the protein MSPRDDETPRRGTPPRRAASRAVPPEGPEEPERPERRGRSSIGEARAYTPRGRTVAERGRTPRTGRTTDPFRPALQVVEGGEGTPRARQRGARTGEPPADERGRPEREPREGTGRAREPREGTKRAREPREGTSRGREAREATGKGREREAREAREAREKRERRAGDRDVPRVRRAPEPPRASSRRTGKQEPAARRTVTDRTGRGPGREPARRPRPVPAEPPKLANSTRRLRLGTVLALSLFVMIGVRLVVLQVGTSPAEVESLVKLRNKRLSTVELPAPRGSILDRNGAVLANSVEARYIYADPENAQLQKNLGATAVRLSRLLGIPASKLAAKMQRKQVLGTWSRFSYLARGVDISIANQIEAMGLKGIYTHVDERRDVPGKDLAANLIGFTGDDGRGLVGLEARYDDLLHGTDGKRVYETGKGSLNVPIAGGYEQITAARPGSSVKLTIDRWVQYNAQRILNEEAERNHATVAGAVILDVKTGEIVAQASYPTYNAAQPEKSEENERIDVPTAVVTDPGSSHKAFVIGAALQEGLITPESTQVVAPAIVRGGIPFEDHEKVTKGSKLTIAGILAYSSNVGTILIGEKLGKQKLYEYQQKFGLGKATGEGMPGESPGLLLPPDQWSGSAYGSVPIGHSVSATLVQMAAGYGAIANDGVYIQPHLIKSTVAGDGTETPVATPETHRVLDAKVAGELRTLLEAVTEDNEGTGTKAQVAGYRVAGKTGTGKMVVDGQYTSHNASSFVGMAPAENPRYVVAVSMDVAKGTGGEVSAPAFSDMMGYTLLHYFVPPSTTKPPTFKLRD; encoded by the coding sequence GTGTCGCCGCGAGACGACGAGACACCGCGCCGGGGCACTCCGCCCCGGCGCGCTGCGTCCCGAGCCGTCCCTCCGGAGGGACCCGAGGAGCCGGAGCGCCCCGAACGGCGCGGGCGCTCCAGCATCGGTGAGGCGCGGGCGTACACGCCGCGCGGGCGCACCGTGGCCGAGCGGGGGCGCACCCCGCGGACCGGCCGCACCACCGACCCGTTCCGCCCGGCGTTGCAGGTGGTCGAGGGCGGCGAGGGGACTCCGCGGGCCCGGCAGCGCGGCGCCCGCACGGGTGAGCCGCCGGCCGACGAGCGGGGCCGCCCGGAGCGCGAGCCGCGGGAGGGCACGGGCCGGGCTCGCGAGCCGCGGGAGGGCACGAAACGGGCCCGGGAGCCGCGGGAGGGCACGAGCCGGGGCCGGGAGGCGCGGGAGGCCACCGGCAAGGGCCGGGAGCGGGAGGCGCGCGAGGCACGGGAGGCGCGCGAGAAACGGGAGCGCCGGGCCGGGGACCGCGACGTCCCCCGGGTACGCCGCGCCCCGGAACCCCCGCGAGCGAGCTCACGGCGTACCGGAAAGCAGGAACCCGCGGCACGGCGGACCGTGACCGATCGGACCGGTCGTGGTCCCGGCCGGGAACCGGCCCGCCGCCCGCGCCCGGTGCCGGCCGAGCCGCCGAAGCTGGCCAACAGCACCCGCCGGCTGCGGCTCGGCACGGTGCTCGCACTCTCGCTGTTCGTCATGATCGGCGTGCGGCTGGTGGTGCTCCAGGTGGGCACCTCGCCGGCCGAGGTGGAGAGCCTGGTCAAGCTGCGCAACAAGCGGCTCAGCACGGTCGAGCTGCCGGCCCCGCGGGGCAGCATCCTGGACCGGAACGGCGCGGTGCTGGCGAACAGCGTGGAGGCCCGGTACATCTACGCCGACCCGGAGAACGCGCAACTGCAGAAGAACCTGGGCGCCACCGCGGTCCGGCTGTCCCGGCTGCTCGGCATCCCGGCCTCCAAACTGGCCGCGAAGATGCAGCGCAAGCAGGTGCTCGGCACCTGGTCACGGTTCAGCTACCTGGCGCGCGGCGTGGACATCTCGATCGCCAACCAGATCGAGGCGATGGGGCTGAAGGGCATCTACACGCACGTCGACGAGCGGCGTGACGTGCCCGGCAAGGACCTGGCCGCGAACCTGATCGGCTTCACCGGCGACGACGGCCGCGGGCTGGTCGGCCTGGAGGCCCGGTACGACGACCTGCTGCACGGCACCGACGGCAAGCGGGTCTACGAGACCGGCAAGGGCAGCCTGAACGTGCCGATCGCGGGCGGGTACGAGCAGATCACCGCCGCCCGCCCGGGCAGCTCGGTGAAGCTGACCATCGACCGCTGGGTGCAGTACAACGCCCAGCGGATCCTGAACGAAGAGGCCGAGCGGAACCACGCCACGGTGGCCGGCGCGGTGATCCTGGACGTCAAGACCGGGGAGATCGTGGCCCAGGCCAGCTACCCGACCTACAACGCGGCCCAGCCGGAGAAGTCCGAGGAGAACGAGCGGATCGACGTGCCGACCGCGGTGGTCACCGACCCGGGCTCCAGCCACAAGGCGTTCGTGATCGGCGCGGCGCTGCAGGAGGGTCTGATCACGCCGGAGTCGACGCAGGTGGTCGCGCCGGCGATCGTGCGCGGCGGGATCCCGTTCGAGGACCACGAGAAGGTGACCAAGGGCTCCAAGCTGACCATCGCCGGGATCCTGGCCTACTCGTCCAACGTCGGGACCATCCTGATCGGCGAGAAGCTCGGCAAGCAGAAGCTCTACGAGTACCAGCAGAAGTTCGGGCTGGGCAAGGCGACCGGCGAGGGCATGCCCGGCGAGTCGCCCGGCCTGCTGCTGCCGCCGGACCAGTGGAGCGGCTCGGCGTACGGGTCGGTGCCGATCGGGCACAGCGTCTCGGCGACCCTGGTGCAGATGGCCGCCGGGTACGGCGCGATCGCCAACGACGGCGTCTACATCCAGCCGCACCTGATCAAGTCGACGGTGGCCGGCGACGGGACGGAGACCCCGGTCGCCACCCCGGAGACGCACCGGGTGCTGGACGCCAAGGTCGCGGGCGAGCTGCGCACCCTGCTGGAGGCGGTGACCGAGGACAACGAGGGCACCGGCACCAAGGCGCAGGTGGCCGGTTACCGGGTGGCCGGCAAGACCGGCACCGGCAAGATGGTCGTGGACGGGCAGTACACCAGCCACAACGCCAGCTCGTTCGTCGGCATGGCACCGGCCGAGAACCCGCGGTACGTCGTCGCGGTCTCGATGGACGTGGCCAAGGGCACCGGTGGCGAGGTGTCCGCGCCGGCCTTCTCCGACATGATGGGCTACACCCTGCTCCATTACTTTGTGCCACCGTCCACCACGAAACCGCCGACGTTCAAGCTCCGGGACTGA
- a CDS encoding UDP-N-acetylmuramoyl-L-alanyl-D-glutamate--2,6-diaminopimelate ligase: MSGIPRPETVAPFPLTRLAELLTATLHGGDVDVTGVTHSSGAVRPGDLYAALPGANRHGAEFVADAARSGAAAVLTDPAGREAALAAGLPVLVADAPRAVLGAAAAAIYGDPSRRLTMIGITGTAGKTSTSYLVEAGLRAAGKVTGLVGTVETRLGDFTVKSVRTTPEATDLQAILAVGVDRGVSAVVMEVSSHALVMGRADGIRFAASGYTNFGQDHLDFHPTSEEYFAAKARLFDGRSAVGVLNHDDSSVMSLFKPGMVTYSAAGNRDATWWASGVRPSDFGQLFTAHGPGGVTVDTGVALPGLHNVANALLALALLASVGVDPAVAGRGILECSGVPGRLEQVPSPGEVLGVVDYAHKPNAIVAALAALRELATGRGGRLICVLGAGGDRDKGKRPLMGEAAAQGADLVIITDDNPRTEDPASVRAAVRRGAEQAHSAAKVVEVAGRRAAIDEAVRMAAAGDVIAVLGKGNEQGQEVNGQVLPFDDRIELAAALGGHS; this comes from the coding sequence GTGTCCGGCATTCCCCGCCCCGAGACCGTCGCGCCGTTCCCGTTGACGCGGCTCGCTGAGCTGCTCACGGCAACGCTGCACGGTGGTGACGTCGATGTCACCGGGGTCACGCACAGTAGTGGCGCGGTGCGCCCTGGAGATCTCTACGCGGCGCTGCCCGGCGCGAACCGGCATGGCGCCGAGTTCGTCGCCGACGCGGCCCGCTCCGGCGCGGCGGCGGTGCTGACCGACCCGGCCGGGCGCGAGGCCGCGCTCGCCGCCGGGTTGCCGGTGCTGGTCGCCGACGCTCCGCGAGCGGTGCTCGGCGCGGCCGCGGCGGCGATCTACGGCGATCCGTCCCGGCGGCTCACCATGATCGGGATCACCGGGACGGCCGGCAAGACCTCGACGTCGTACCTGGTGGAGGCCGGGTTGCGGGCGGCCGGGAAGGTCACCGGCCTGGTCGGCACGGTGGAGACCAGGCTCGGCGACTTCACCGTGAAGAGCGTCCGCACCACGCCCGAGGCCACCGACCTCCAGGCGATCCTGGCCGTCGGGGTGGACCGGGGGGTCTCCGCGGTGGTCATGGAGGTGTCCAGCCACGCCCTGGTCATGGGCCGGGCGGACGGGATCCGGTTCGCGGCCTCCGGGTACACCAACTTCGGCCAGGACCACCTGGACTTCCACCCGACGTCGGAGGAGTATTTCGCGGCCAAGGCCCGGCTCTTCGACGGGCGCAGCGCGGTCGGGGTGCTCAACCATGACGATTCCTCCGTCATGTCGCTTTTCAAGCCGGGCATGGTGACTTACTCGGCGGCGGGCAACCGGGACGCCACCTGGTGGGCTTCCGGCGTGCGCCCGTCGGACTTCGGTCAGCTGTTCACCGCGCACGGACCGGGCGGCGTCACCGTCGACACCGGCGTCGCGCTGCCCGGCCTGCACAACGTCGCCAACGCGCTGCTCGCGCTCGCCCTGCTCGCCTCGGTCGGTGTCGACCCGGCGGTGGCCGGTCGCGGGATCCTCGAGTGCTCCGGGGTGCCGGGCCGGCTGGAGCAGGTTCCGTCGCCCGGTGAGGTGCTCGGCGTCGTCGACTACGCGCACAAGCCCAACGCGATCGTGGCCGCCCTCGCGGCGCTGCGCGAGCTGGCCACCGGTCGCGGCGGGCGGCTGATCTGCGTGCTCGGCGCCGGCGGCGACCGGGACAAGGGCAAGCGGCCGCTGATGGGTGAGGCCGCGGCGCAGGGCGCCGACTTGGTGATCATCACGGACGACAACCCCAGGACCGAGGACCCGGCTTCGGTACGCGCGGCAGTGCGCCGTGGCGCCGAACAGGCACACTCGGCCGCCAAGGTGGTCGAGGTCGCCGGACGCCGGGCGGCGATCGACGAGGCGGTCCGGATGGCCGCCGCGGGCGACGTGATCGCCGTCCTGGGCAAGGGCAACGAGCAGGGCCAGGAGGTGAACGGCCAGGTGCTGCCGTTCGACGACCGGATCGAGCTGGCCGCCGCGCTGGGGGGTCACTCATGA
- a CDS encoding UDP-N-acetylmuramoyl-tripeptide--D-alanyl-D-alanine ligase, with the protein MISLSLAEIAGITGGTLVNSDGSAIVTGGVEYDSRKVGPGGLFVAFAGEKVDGHEFGPQVVAAGAAGVLGTRDAGVPGVVVADQLAALAKLATAVLERLPELTVVGLTGSSGKTTTKDYIGQLLSRLGPTVALPGSLNNELGFPYTVLQADEKTRFLVLEMGARGIGHIRYLTGIARPSIGVVLNVGAAHLGEFGSVEGTARAKGELVEALPESGVAVLNADDPLVSAMASRTVARVIQVGERDSAGLRAAEVTVDATGRASYVLKSGPESGNVRLGVAGRHQVANSLAAAAVALTAGMAFDDLVVALGEVGIVSGRRMDVVQRPDGVTLIDDSYNANPSSTAAALHALAAMGEGKRTTAVLGYMAELGEHEVSGHAEVGRLAAELGVDRLIAVADNARPILDGAAEVGAWRGTARFAADQAAAIEILRNDLRADDVVLVKGSRYRTWDVADWLRRSEEVQPT; encoded by the coding sequence ATGATCAGTCTTTCGCTCGCCGAGATCGCCGGGATCACCGGCGGCACGCTGGTCAACAGCGACGGCTCGGCGATCGTCACCGGCGGGGTGGAGTACGACTCCCGCAAGGTCGGCCCGGGCGGGCTGTTCGTGGCGTTCGCCGGGGAGAAGGTGGACGGGCACGAGTTCGGCCCGCAGGTGGTCGCGGCCGGCGCGGCCGGGGTGCTCGGCACCCGGGACGCGGGCGTGCCCGGCGTCGTCGTCGCGGACCAGCTGGCCGCTCTGGCCAAGCTCGCGACCGCGGTGCTGGAGCGGCTGCCGGAGCTGACCGTGGTCGGGCTGACCGGCTCGTCCGGCAAGACCACCACCAAGGACTACATCGGGCAGCTGCTGTCCCGGCTCGGGCCGACCGTGGCGCTGCCCGGGTCGCTCAACAACGAGCTGGGTTTCCCCTACACGGTGCTCCAGGCCGACGAGAAGACCCGGTTCCTGGTGCTGGAGATGGGCGCCCGGGGCATCGGGCACATCCGGTACCTGACCGGGATCGCCCGGCCGTCGATCGGCGTGGTGCTCAACGTCGGGGCGGCGCACCTCGGCGAGTTCGGGTCGGTCGAGGGGACCGCGCGGGCCAAGGGCGAGCTGGTCGAGGCGCTGCCGGAGTCCGGCGTCGCGGTGCTGAACGCGGACGATCCGCTGGTGTCGGCGATGGCTTCGCGGACCGTGGCGCGGGTCATCCAGGTCGGCGAGCGGGACTCGGCGGGACTGCGGGCCGCCGAGGTCACCGTGGACGCCACGGGGCGGGCGTCGTACGTACTGAAATCCGGTCCTGAATCGGGAAACGTGCGCCTGGGGGTGGCCGGGCGGCATCAGGTGGCCAACAGCCTCGCCGCGGCCGCGGTCGCGCTGACCGCCGGGATGGCCTTCGACGACCTGGTCGTCGCGCTCGGCGAGGTGGGCATCGTGTCCGGGCGGCGGATGGACGTGGTGCAGCGGCCGGACGGGGTCACGCTGATCGACGACTCCTACAACGCCAACCCGTCCTCGACCGCGGCGGCGCTGCACGCGCTGGCCGCGATGGGGGAGGGCAAGCGCACCACCGCCGTGCTCGGCTACATGGCCGAGCTGGGCGAGCACGAGGTGTCCGGGCACGCCGAGGTCGGCCGGCTGGCCGCCGAGCTGGGTGTGGACCGGCTGATCGCGGTGGCGGACAACGCCCGCCCGATCCTGGACGGCGCGGCGGAGGTGGGCGCGTGGCGGGGCACCGCCCGGTTCGCCGCCGACCAGGCCGCCGCGATCGAGATTCTGCGCAACGACCTGCGCGCCGACGATGTCGTGCTGGTCAAGGGTTCCCGGTACCGCACATGGGACGTCGCCGACTGGCTGCGGCGTTCCGAGGAGGTTCAGCCCACGTGA